In Saccharothrix syringae, the following are encoded in one genomic region:
- a CDS encoding SDR family NAD(P)-dependent oxidoreductase: MEFEGRVALVTGGGKGIGAAVAVRLAEAGADVAVTCRGSADDVVARVEALGRRVHVVRADSGDAAAVAAAVDEVVEVLGRLDVLVNNAGDFTVGPVEELGVEDFDRTFDVNVRAMFVAVRAALPHLGDGGRVVSIGSNVADRAVFPGLSLYSASKAALEGMTRALARELGPRGITVNLVHPGPTDTDLNPADGPNSAVINGFTALGRYAEPAEVAAAVAFLASDEARYVTGARLHVDGGFTV; the protein is encoded by the coding sequence ATGGAATTCGAGGGCAGGGTCGCGCTGGTCACCGGCGGCGGCAAGGGGATCGGCGCCGCGGTCGCGGTGCGCCTGGCGGAAGCGGGTGCCGACGTGGCGGTGACGTGCCGCGGTTCGGCGGACGACGTGGTCGCGCGGGTGGAGGCGTTGGGGCGGCGCGTGCACGTGGTGCGCGCCGACAGCGGTGACGCCGCGGCGGTGGCGGCGGCCGTGGACGAGGTCGTGGAGGTGTTGGGGCGCTTGGACGTCCTGGTCAACAACGCGGGGGACTTCACCGTCGGGCCGGTGGAGGAGCTGGGGGTCGAGGACTTCGACCGGACCTTCGACGTGAACGTGCGGGCGATGTTCGTGGCGGTGCGGGCCGCGCTGCCGCACCTGGGCGACGGCGGGCGGGTCGTGAGCATCGGCAGCAACGTCGCCGACCGCGCGGTGTTCCCCGGGCTGTCGCTGTACTCCGCGAGCAAGGCGGCGCTGGAGGGGATGACCCGGGCGCTGGCGCGGGAGCTGGGGCCGAGGGGCATCACGGTGAACCTCGTGCACCCCGGCCCGACCGACACCGACCTGAACCCCGCCGACGGCCCGAACTCCGCCGTGATCAACGGGTTCACCGCGCTCGGGCGGTACGCGGAGCCCGCCGAGGTGGCGGCCGCGGTGGCGTTCCTGGCCTCGGACGAGGCCCGCTACGTCACCGGTGCCCGGCTGCACGTCGACGGCGGTTTCACGGTCTAG
- a CDS encoding VMAP-C domain-containing protein — MVQEDDMGQRRLLRSLVDVLSRIPALLTREGRDLVIRMMSMELGEPVFVEDHPLPVGHLFHLAEACHRTPERLSALLRTIGLIEQDSKPMEELRRIVGEMTPADLFPTNDRARLFTLLAGIAVPDIADIYRAIAGPSAPNLYGPTTLTEIFRILETFNAGPDGLPRPLVFLEHVATRVRTELSIELQRWTYEQASKMGLADELVEAREKLSSEVAVPLTPPPGSPAWLVLRLCADGPSGDRHRLSSWRQLGNPQQWAPLPGEEFTGPLEQVKRHVTELIEQVEDAWEQYQPDIRVEFVLDYDTLNEPVDQWPWDDDPYLVQPLGCKYPVVVRSLERMTARRYHREWRQRWDELERQLERIRRVERASTCRGTTGLRELLSLFNRKRGLVSMVLSAPPCPDAAGRDEVAVGVKAGVPLILWHRSDCASAEFEELVESLLHEQDEHHLLERVRLVRTRAFAEGPARRHVGEALTVLYDDPTRLVVPTQPGPPPEGATG, encoded by the coding sequence GTGGTCCAGGAAGACGACATGGGGCAGCGACGGCTGCTCAGGTCGCTGGTCGACGTCCTCTCCCGCATCCCCGCGCTCCTCACCCGCGAGGGGCGCGACCTGGTCATCCGGATGATGAGCATGGAACTGGGCGAACCGGTGTTCGTCGAGGACCACCCGCTGCCGGTCGGGCACCTGTTCCACCTCGCCGAGGCGTGCCACCGAACACCCGAAAGGCTTTCCGCATTATTGCGGACGATAGGCTTGATCGAGCAGGATTCCAAGCCGATGGAAGAATTGCGGCGGATCGTGGGCGAGATGACCCCGGCCGACCTCTTCCCGACCAACGACAGGGCAAGGCTTTTCACATTGCTGGCCGGCATCGCGGTTCCGGACATCGCGGACATCTACCGCGCGATCGCCGGCCCTTCCGCCCCGAACCTCTACGGCCCCACCACGCTCACCGAGATCTTCCGGATCCTGGAGACGTTCAACGCGGGCCCCGACGGGCTGCCCCGTCCCCTGGTGTTCCTGGAGCACGTGGCCACCCGGGTCCGCACCGAGCTGTCCATCGAGCTGCAGCGCTGGACCTACGAGCAGGCGAGCAAGATGGGCTTGGCGGACGAGCTGGTCGAGGCGCGGGAAAAACTCAGCTCGGAGGTCGCCGTGCCGCTGACCCCGCCGCCGGGCTCGCCGGCCTGGCTGGTGCTGCGGCTGTGCGCGGACGGACCGAGCGGCGACCGCCACCGGTTGTCGTCGTGGCGGCAGCTGGGCAACCCGCAGCAGTGGGCGCCGCTGCCCGGCGAGGAGTTCACCGGACCGCTGGAGCAGGTCAAGCGGCACGTGACCGAGCTGATCGAACAGGTCGAGGACGCCTGGGAGCAGTACCAGCCCGATATCCGGGTGGAGTTCGTCCTGGACTACGACACGCTCAACGAGCCAGTCGACCAGTGGCCCTGGGATGACGATCCCTACCTGGTGCAACCGTTGGGTTGTAAGTATCCCGTCGTGGTGCGCAGCCTGGAGCGCATGACGGCACGCCGCTACCACCGCGAGTGGCGGCAGCGGTGGGACGAGCTGGAGCGGCAGCTGGAGCGGATCAGGCGGGTCGAGCGCGCCTCCACCTGCCGTGGCACCACCGGCTTGCGGGAACTGCTGTCGCTGTTCAACCGCAAGCGGGGGCTGGTGTCGATGGTGCTGTCCGCGCCGCCGTGCCCGGACGCGGCCGGGCGCGACGAGGTGGCGGTCGGGGTGAAGGCGGGGGTGCCGCTGATCCTGTGGCACCGCAGCGACTGCGCCTCGGCGGAGTTCGAGGAGCTGGTGGAGTCCCTGCTGCACGAGCAGGACGAGCACCACCTGCTGGAACGCGTGCGCCTCGTGCGGACCAGGGCGTTCGCGGAAGGCCCCGCGCGGCGTCACGTCGGCGAGGCGCTGACCGTGCTCTACGACGACCCCACCAGGCTCGTCGTGCCCACCCAGCCGGGGCCACCACCCGAGGGGGCGACGGGATGA
- a CDS encoding aKG-HExxH-type peptide beta-hydroxylase encodes MSHSAGVWLSRALRQVLGTPTDATPLWSEVGWFNAVVAAAAVRAGLRCEVAVPVVHGAVTLPTVGTCLLPHRFPVGHATLRTTPAGVELDVAGRPVPVRWEPVPRQRGTARGRVIEVVLDDLEPYREFGAPVPPRPLDPAERDEWHKLLGEAWDLLTTRHPGPAEELSAGLAAVVPLDSRRDVFAASSAAAFGAVAMSPKRSATEFGEALVHELQHSKVNALLDLVELHDGGDAPVHYAPWRDDPRPVEALLHGVYAFVSVVEFWHAQRDVLPPSLARRGEFNLCHRARQVGSALDGMSRLTSLTDLGREFVAAVAARLAVCDAVARTPEVAAAVEAMTADHAVTWRLRHVRPDPGTVSAAVAAWLGGGEAPGDPRRGRVVPATASGESLLTALHRLRALDPSEFDRVANRRGPEFAHLRGERDAAAEGYAARLRAAPHDVTAWAGLALALDSTALRRVPELVRATHRGVAARTGAAPPAAELVAWFDRTVG; translated from the coding sequence ATGAGCCACTCCGCGGGGGTGTGGCTGAGCCGGGCGCTGCGCCAGGTGCTCGGCACCCCCACCGACGCCACGCCGCTGTGGTCGGAGGTCGGCTGGTTCAACGCGGTCGTCGCGGCCGCGGCCGTCCGGGCGGGCCTGCGGTGCGAGGTCGCGGTGCCCGTGGTGCACGGCGCGGTGACCCTGCCGACGGTGGGCACCTGCCTGCTGCCGCACCGGTTCCCGGTCGGGCACGCGACCCTGCGCACCACGCCCGCGGGCGTGGAACTGGACGTGGCGGGGAGGCCGGTGCCCGTCCGGTGGGAGCCGGTCCCGAGGCAGCGCGGCACCGCCCGCGGCCGCGTGATCGAGGTGGTGCTCGACGACCTGGAGCCCTACCGGGAGTTCGGTGCCCCCGTGCCGCCGCGACCGCTGGACCCCGCCGAGCGGGACGAGTGGCACAAGCTCCTGGGCGAGGCATGGGACCTGCTGACCACGCGGCACCCCGGTCCGGCCGAGGAGCTGTCCGCCGGGCTGGCCGCGGTGGTGCCGCTGGACTCGCGGCGTGACGTGTTCGCCGCGTCCTCGGCCGCGGCGTTCGGCGCGGTCGCCATGTCGCCCAAGCGGTCCGCGACGGAGTTCGGCGAGGCCCTGGTGCACGAGCTGCAGCACTCCAAGGTCAACGCCCTGCTCGACCTCGTCGAACTGCACGACGGCGGCGACGCGCCCGTGCACTACGCACCCTGGCGCGACGACCCGCGCCCGGTGGAGGCGTTGCTGCACGGTGTGTACGCCTTCGTCAGCGTGGTCGAGTTCTGGCACGCCCAGCGCGACGTCCTGCCGCCGTCACTGGCCCGCCGGGGCGAGTTCAACCTCTGCCACCGCGCCCGGCAGGTCGGCTCGGCCCTGGACGGGATGAGCCGCCTCACCTCGCTCACCGACCTCGGACGCGAGTTCGTCGCCGCGGTGGCCGCCCGGCTGGCGGTCTGCGACGCGGTGGCCCGCACCCCGGAGGTCGCCGCGGCCGTCGAGGCGATGACTGCCGACCACGCGGTCACCTGGAGGCTGCGGCACGTCCGTCCCGACCCGGGCACCGTCTCCGCCGCGGTGGCGGCGTGGCTGGGTGGCGGTGAGGCCCCGGGCGACCCCCGGCGCGGTCGGGTGGTGCCCGCGACGGCCTCGGGCGAGTCGCTGCTGACCGCCCTGCACCGGCTGCGCGCCCTCGACCCGTCCGAGTTCGACCGGGTCGCGAACCGGCGCGGCCCGGAGTTCGCCCACCTGCGCGGGGAGCGCGACGCGGCCGCCGAGGGGTACGCCGCGCGGTTGCGCGCGGCGCCCCACGACGTCACGGCGTGGGCGGGCCTGGCCCTCGCCCTCGACTCGACCGCGCTGCGCCGGGTGCCCGAGCTGGTGCGGGCGACCCACCGCGGCGTGGCCGCCCGCACCGGTGCGGCCCCGCCGGCCGCGGAGCTGGTGGCCTGGTTCGACCGGACCGTCGGATGA
- a CDS encoding lytic polysaccharide monooxygenase auxiliary activity family 9 protein: protein MSLRRRIAAVAAGVLAAPLVSVALPSAPALAHGYVSSPPSRQAQCAAKTVSCGAIQWEPQSVEGPKGLRSCNGGVARFAELNDNSKGWRVSNTGRTVTFNWTFTARHRTANYEYYVDGRRVGFFDGGNQQPPATVSHSVNLGASGRQTVLAIWNIGDTANAFYACIDVNAS from the coding sequence ATGTCGCTCCGCCGAAGGATCGCCGCGGTGGCGGCCGGCGTGCTCGCCGCACCGCTCGTGTCCGTCGCCCTGCCGTCGGCACCCGCCCTCGCGCACGGCTACGTGTCGTCACCGCCCAGCCGCCAGGCCCAGTGCGCCGCCAAGACGGTGTCGTGCGGGGCCATCCAGTGGGAACCGCAGAGCGTCGAGGGCCCGAAGGGCCTGCGCAGCTGCAACGGCGGGGTCGCCCGCTTCGCCGAGCTCAACGACAACAGCAAGGGCTGGAGGGTCAGCAACACCGGCCGCACGGTCACGTTCAACTGGACCTTCACCGCGCGGCACCGCACGGCCAACTACGAGTACTACGTGGACGGCCGGCGGGTCGGTTTCTTCGACGGCGGCAACCAGCAGCCCCCGGCCACCGTGTCGCACTCGGTGAACCTGGGCGCTTCGGGTCGCCAGACGGTGCTCGCCATCTGGAACATCGGTGACACCGCGAACGCGTTCTACGCCTGCATCGACGTGAACGCGAGCTGA
- a CDS encoding aldehyde dehydrogenase family protein: MTTPYWVAGRPASSQDLVEVRSPHDGAIAGVTSNASAEDVERAVAAAHAVAGEFAVLPAHARAAALDHVSRRLAERADEVAALITAESGKPVKWARVEVARAVSTFRWAAEEARRFSGELQRLDTDPAAAGRLALVRRVPRGPVLGIAPFNFPLNLVAHKVAPALAVGAPIVVKPAPATPLVALLLGELLAETDLPAGSWSVLPVPNEVAGELAEDPRLPVVSFTGSGPVGYSILERVPRKHVVLELGGNAAAVVCPDWDDLDFAASRIATFAMYQGGQSCISVQRVYAHAQVHDALTQAVVAHVRKLGVGAPTDPATDVGPLINEAAARRVESWVDEAVAAGARVLTGGRRDGAVYEPTVLTDVPPGCKVVDEEVFGPVLVLEPVPTVEDAFDRVNASRFGLQAGVFTHDVRLAFRASTRLAVGGVIVGDVPSFRADQMPYGGVKESGTGREGVKAAMEDLTEQRVLVLTGLEL, encoded by the coding sequence GTGACGACTCCCTACTGGGTCGCGGGGCGGCCCGCGAGCAGTCAGGACCTGGTGGAGGTCCGCAGTCCGCACGACGGCGCGATCGCGGGGGTGACGTCGAACGCGTCCGCCGAGGACGTGGAGCGGGCGGTGGCCGCGGCGCACGCGGTGGCCGGGGAGTTCGCCGTGCTGCCCGCGCACGCCCGCGCCGCCGCGCTGGACCACGTGTCGCGCCGGTTGGCCGAACGGGCGGACGAGGTCGCGGCGCTGATCACCGCGGAGTCGGGCAAGCCGGTGAAGTGGGCGCGGGTGGAGGTGGCGCGGGCGGTCTCGACGTTCCGGTGGGCGGCGGAGGAGGCGCGCCGGTTCTCCGGCGAGTTGCAGCGGCTGGACACCGACCCGGCGGCGGCGGGTCGGTTGGCGCTGGTGCGCCGCGTGCCACGCGGCCCGGTGCTGGGCATCGCGCCGTTCAACTTCCCGCTCAACCTGGTCGCGCACAAGGTCGCGCCGGCGTTGGCGGTGGGCGCGCCGATCGTGGTCAAGCCCGCGCCCGCGACGCCGCTGGTGGCGTTGCTGCTCGGTGAGCTGCTGGCCGAGACGGACCTGCCGGCGGGGTCGTGGTCGGTGCTGCCGGTGCCCAACGAGGTCGCCGGCGAGCTGGCCGAGGACCCGCGGCTGCCGGTGGTGTCGTTCACCGGTTCGGGTCCGGTCGGGTATTCGATCCTGGAGCGGGTGCCGCGCAAGCACGTCGTGCTGGAGCTGGGCGGCAACGCCGCCGCGGTGGTGTGCCCGGACTGGGACGACCTGGACTTCGCCGCCTCGCGCATCGCCACGTTCGCGATGTACCAGGGCGGGCAGTCGTGCATCTCGGTGCAGCGCGTCTACGCCCACGCGCAGGTCCACGACGCGCTGACCCAGGCCGTGGTGGCGCACGTGCGCAAGCTCGGCGTCGGCGCCCCGACCGACCCGGCCACCGACGTCGGCCCGCTGATCAACGAGGCCGCCGCCCGCCGCGTGGAGAGCTGGGTGGACGAGGCCGTGGCCGCCGGCGCGAGGGTGCTCACCGGCGGGCGCCGCGACGGCGCGGTCTACGAGCCCACGGTGCTCACCGACGTGCCGCCCGGCTGCAAGGTCGTCGACGAGGAGGTGTTCGGCCCGGTGCTGGTGCTGGAACCCGTGCCGACGGTGGAGGACGCCTTCGACCGCGTCAACGCCTCCCGCTTCGGCCTGCAGGCCGGCGTGTTCACCCACGACGTGCGCCTGGCGTTCCGGGCCTCGACCAGGCTGGCCGTGGGCGGGGTGATCGTCGGCGACGTGCCCAGCTTCCGCGCCGACCAGATGCCCTACGGCGGGGTCAAGGAGTCCGGCACCGGCCGCGAGGGCGTGAAAGCGGCCATGGAGGACCTGACCGAGCAACGCGTGCTCGTGCTCACCGGCCTGGAGCTGTAG
- a CDS encoding AAA family ATPase, translated as MNHGGGHVYHGTGEVAEHPVSALPPPPPWRTFNGSGDATRPTDDGGEGDRRVGGVRSVRRTPHPDEVAMVDAAIRLRRPLLVTGAPGTGKSSLAYLVARELGLGPVLRWPITSRTTLKDGLYLYDAIGRVQAVGAGDPDSGIGDYIHLGPLGTALLPYDLPRVLLIDELDKGDIDLPNDLLNVFEEGEYPIPELVRYAKHQEQVRVLTEDRGHTATVTHGVVRCREFPIVVITSNGEREFPPAFLRRCLRLHVKQPGREQLGEMVAVHFGDAHGVDVARLISDFLAHRDQVGTVSADQLLNAVHLATSGAYQPDEDWTELLRAIWHPLSTEAG; from the coding sequence ATGAACCACGGCGGCGGTCACGTCTACCACGGCACCGGCGAAGTAGCGGAGCACCCGGTCTCCGCCCTGCCCCCACCACCGCCGTGGCGGACGTTCAACGGCAGCGGCGACGCCACCAGGCCCACCGACGACGGCGGCGAGGGCGACCGCCGGGTGGGCGGGGTGCGCTCGGTGCGCCGCACACCGCACCCCGACGAGGTGGCCATGGTCGACGCGGCCATCCGGCTGCGCCGCCCCCTGCTGGTCACCGGCGCGCCCGGCACCGGCAAGTCGTCGCTGGCCTACCTCGTCGCCCGCGAACTCGGACTCGGCCCGGTGCTGCGCTGGCCCATCACCAGCCGCACCACGCTCAAGGACGGCCTGTACCTCTACGACGCCATCGGGCGCGTGCAGGCCGTGGGAGCGGGTGACCCCGACTCGGGCATCGGCGACTACATCCACCTCGGCCCCCTGGGCACCGCCCTGCTCCCCTACGACCTGCCCCGCGTGCTGTTGATCGACGAACTCGACAAAGGCGACATCGACCTCCCCAACGACCTGCTCAACGTCTTCGAAGAAGGCGAGTACCCCATCCCGGAACTGGTCCGCTACGCCAAGCACCAGGAGCAGGTCCGGGTGCTCACCGAGGACCGCGGCCACACCGCCACCGTCACCCACGGCGTGGTGCGCTGCCGCGAGTTTCCCATCGTCGTCATCACCAGCAACGGCGAACGCGAGTTCCCGCCGGCCTTCCTGCGCCGCTGCCTGCGCCTGCACGTCAAGCAGCCCGGTCGCGAGCAGCTCGGCGAGATGGTCGCGGTGCACTTCGGCGACGCCCACGGCGTGGACGTGGCCCGCCTGATCTCCGACTTCCTCGCCCACCGCGACCAGGTCGGCACCGTCTCCGCCGACCAGTTGCTCAACGCCGTCCACCTCGCGACCTCCGGCGCCTACCAGCCCGACGAGGACTGGACCGAGCTGCTGCGCGCCATCTGGCACCCCCTGTCCACGGAGGCCGGATGA
- the fxsT gene encoding FxSxx-COOH system tetratricopeptide repeat protein, translating to MSAPREPTVREVLLQHLDATEHRLERLRTADLTLREIRDSLWLAGTLRPAAEPAAGEPPPALPHDDDRPPPDPEEQVREEPETEEGDHPAPEPTCTQGWTPTPTTLDRADPWSDGHGTVSAVSAWPTVPALPERRRLSRALRPLCRHEPSPRLRLLDEEATAVRAARDRLWLPEWRAAPWRRFEMALVVDTTVAAELWQQTVREFRLLLERQGAFRDVRTYVMDSSCPEPHEVTLRSEGGAKHPWRYLLDPAGTRIVLVLTDTVGRAWHTGAVGHVLHHWGRVMPVAVVQTLAQRLWSWGGLPTRRMKLSAPAPGTPNSRLRVHGPATHATAVPVLGLSAEWLAGWTRLLTAPGSEWVETTAALVGPCTVPAPRVPEEEPADAAQSVLRFRTYASADGFQLAALLAATPLSPQLMSLVQRVLLPGSDLSALAEVMLGGLMTRLPGANGDTDAVAYDFHPGVREELLATARRADTARVARILDTYAGQDNHALRNYRLVLDDPYHAEDIDASPENLPYLRVQEAVFKALSGPYSRRSQRIHRSMERDITAQEKQLTTTDAQPLPTGAGSPLPEGDDVTTAPGTPLFTGERQPGTTQPQVWGHVPLRNPDFVGREELLEQLRVRLSEAGPTAVLPEALHGMGGVGKSQTVVEYIYRHASEYEVVWWISAERQEQIKQSFVELAKQLGVAASGSAETAVPGVLEALRRGEPYSRWLLVFDNADRPQDVRRFFPAGTGHIVVTSRNSEWGGYARPVEVDLFTREESIELLDRRGGNLDRAEANALAEALGDLPLAVEQAAAWRAQTGMQVSEYLELLRQNRTELLEAGTSSEDQLPVAAAWNVPLNRLKNDHRAALQLLQVCAFFGPDPISQKLFRGARDVPVPEALAAALRDPIRLSRAIREISRYSLAKIDHRANALQLHRLVQTVLKNQLDQAEQDRMQHAVHVLLVNGDPGDPENSDNWPRYAELLPHALVSEAAQCQDRWVRQLVLNLVKYLINAGDFGSAHDLAKETAEGWRQSLGEDDHDTLEMTRQYGISLRRQGQKDEAQRLNEQTYRRFQAVLGEEHEAMLNMLDTVALDRRAQGQIVQELEIRRQVYERAVAILGEDDPATMNYANNLASAFRLMGAYRQAHDIDTANLRRRIQVLGPNHRSTFGSYNSLFMDLRELGSYTEAARQQDELLDRQRQVFGEDHPWVIGAVRNLAVALRKAGEHVRAKELSEECVARYRRRHGDNHVDTITARMSLSTDLRHLDNLDESLRLARQSFEAFQRVSGPAHPYTLVAAINLAVTLRLRDDVAEALDLNRRTYDTLVELFDVNHPNSLIAAANLASDLAATGDHAEARKIDEDTLERATRVLGPEHPTTLAVALNLSLDLRSLGEESESAVLHARTVEGFRKVLGEEHPATIAATQYVRANCDTDTMQF from the coding sequence ATGAGCGCACCACGCGAACCCACCGTCCGCGAGGTGCTCCTCCAGCACCTCGACGCGACCGAGCACCGGCTGGAACGACTGCGCACCGCGGACCTGACCCTGCGCGAGATCCGCGACTCGCTGTGGCTCGCCGGCACCCTGCGCCCGGCCGCGGAACCGGCCGCGGGGGAACCGCCCCCCGCGCTCCCCCACGACGACGACCGACCACCACCGGACCCCGAAGAGCAGGTGCGAGAGGAGCCCGAGACCGAGGAGGGCGACCACCCGGCACCCGAGCCCACCTGCACCCAGGGCTGGACGCCGACGCCGACCACGCTGGACCGCGCCGACCCGTGGTCGGACGGGCACGGCACGGTCAGCGCGGTCTCGGCGTGGCCGACCGTGCCCGCCCTGCCCGAACGCCGCCGGCTCAGCCGCGCCCTGCGCCCGCTGTGCCGGCACGAGCCCTCGCCCCGGCTGCGGCTGCTCGACGAGGAGGCCACCGCCGTGCGCGCGGCCCGCGACCGCCTGTGGCTGCCAGAATGGCGCGCCGCGCCCTGGCGGCGCTTCGAGATGGCCCTGGTCGTCGACACCACCGTGGCCGCCGAGCTGTGGCAACAGACCGTCAGGGAATTTCGACTCCTGCTGGAACGCCAGGGCGCCTTCCGCGACGTCCGCACCTACGTGATGGACAGCTCCTGCCCCGAACCGCACGAGGTGACCCTGCGCTCCGAGGGCGGCGCGAAGCACCCCTGGCGCTACCTGCTCGACCCGGCGGGCACCCGGATCGTGCTGGTGCTCACCGACACCGTCGGCCGCGCCTGGCACACCGGCGCCGTCGGCCACGTGCTCCACCACTGGGGCCGCGTCATGCCGGTCGCGGTGGTGCAGACGCTGGCCCAGCGCTTGTGGTCCTGGGGCGGCCTGCCCACCCGCCGCATGAAGCTGTCCGCACCCGCCCCCGGCACCCCCAACTCCCGGCTGCGCGTGCACGGCCCGGCCACCCATGCCACCGCGGTACCCGTGCTCGGCCTGTCCGCGGAGTGGCTGGCCGGCTGGACACGCCTGCTCACCGCCCCCGGCTCGGAATGGGTCGAGACCACCGCCGCCCTGGTCGGCCCCTGCACCGTCCCCGCGCCGCGGGTCCCCGAGGAGGAACCCGCCGACGCCGCGCAGAGCGTGCTGAGGTTCCGCACCTACGCCTCCGCCGACGGCTTCCAACTCGCCGCCCTGCTCGCCGCGACCCCGCTGAGCCCGCAGCTGATGAGCCTGGTCCAACGCGTCCTGCTGCCCGGCTCCGACCTCTCCGCGCTGGCCGAGGTCATGCTCGGCGGGCTGATGACCCGCCTGCCCGGCGCCAACGGCGACACCGACGCCGTCGCCTACGACTTCCACCCCGGCGTCCGCGAGGAACTGCTGGCCACCGCCCGCCGCGCCGACACCGCCCGCGTCGCCCGAATCCTGGACACCTACGCCGGCCAGGACAACCACGCGCTGCGCAACTACCGCCTGGTCCTCGACGACCCCTACCACGCCGAGGACATCGACGCCTCTCCCGAGAACCTGCCCTACCTGCGCGTGCAGGAAGCCGTGTTCAAAGCCCTGTCCGGACCCTATTCCAGACGGTCGCAACGCATCCACCGATCGATGGAACGAGACATCACAGCACAGGAGAAGCAGTTGACGACCACCGACGCCCAGCCCCTTCCCACCGGGGCCGGGTCGCCGCTGCCCGAAGGAGACGACGTGACCACCGCCCCCGGCACCCCTCTCTTCACCGGCGAACGGCAGCCGGGTACCACCCAGCCGCAGGTGTGGGGTCACGTACCGCTGCGCAACCCCGACTTCGTCGGACGCGAAGAACTGCTCGAACAGCTCCGCGTGCGGCTCAGCGAAGCCGGCCCCACGGCGGTCCTGCCCGAGGCGCTGCACGGCATGGGCGGTGTCGGCAAGTCCCAGACCGTCGTCGAGTACATCTACCGACATGCCTCCGAGTACGAGGTGGTCTGGTGGATCTCCGCGGAGCGGCAGGAGCAGATCAAGCAGAGCTTCGTCGAGCTGGCCAAGCAGCTCGGCGTCGCCGCGTCGGGATCGGCCGAGACCGCCGTTCCCGGTGTGCTGGAGGCGTTGCGCCGGGGCGAGCCCTACTCGCGCTGGCTGCTGGTCTTCGACAACGCCGACCGCCCCCAGGACGTCCGCCGCTTCTTCCCCGCGGGCACCGGCCACATCGTGGTCACCTCCCGCAACTCCGAGTGGGGCGGCTACGCCCGCCCCGTCGAGGTCGACCTGTTCACCCGGGAAGAGAGCATCGAACTGCTGGACCGCCGCGGCGGCAACCTCGACCGCGCCGAGGCCAACGCCCTCGCCGAGGCCCTGGGCGACCTGCCCCTGGCCGTCGAGCAGGCCGCCGCCTGGCGCGCCCAGACCGGCATGCAGGTCTCCGAGTACCTGGAACTGCTGCGCCAGAACCGCACCGAGCTGCTGGAGGCGGGCACCTCCAGCGAGGACCAGCTCCCGGTCGCCGCGGCCTGGAACGTCCCGCTGAACCGCCTCAAGAACGACCACCGGGCCGCCCTCCAGCTGCTCCAGGTCTGCGCCTTCTTCGGCCCCGACCCGATCTCGCAGAAGCTGTTCCGCGGCGCGCGCGACGTGCCCGTGCCCGAGGCGCTGGCCGCCGCGCTGCGCGACCCGATCCGGCTCAGCCGCGCCATCCGCGAGATCAGCCGCTACAGCCTGGCCAAGATCGACCACCGCGCCAACGCCCTCCAACTGCACCGATTGGTCCAGACCGTGCTGAAGAACCAGCTCGACCAGGCCGAGCAGGACCGCATGCAGCACGCCGTCCACGTGCTGCTGGTCAACGGCGACCCCGGCGACCCGGAGAACTCCGACAACTGGCCCCGCTACGCCGAACTGCTGCCCCACGCCCTGGTCTCCGAGGCGGCGCAGTGCCAGGACCGGTGGGTGCGCCAGCTCGTGCTGAACCTGGTCAAGTACCTGATCAACGCGGGTGACTTCGGCAGCGCCCACGACCTGGCCAAGGAGACCGCCGAGGGCTGGCGGCAGTCACTGGGCGAGGACGACCACGACACGCTGGAGATGACCCGGCAGTACGGGATCTCGTTGCGCCGCCAGGGGCAGAAGGACGAGGCGCAACGCCTCAACGAGCAGACTTACCGCAGGTTCCAGGCGGTGCTCGGCGAGGAGCACGAGGCCATGCTCAACATGCTGGACACCGTCGCGCTCGACCGCCGCGCCCAGGGCCAGATCGTGCAGGAGCTGGAGATCCGGCGGCAGGTCTACGAGCGCGCGGTCGCGATCCTCGGCGAGGACGACCCGGCCACCATGAACTACGCCAACAACCTGGCCAGCGCCTTCCGCCTGATGGGCGCCTACCGGCAGGCGCACGACATCGACACGGCCAACCTGCGGCGGCGGATCCAGGTGCTCGGCCCCAACCACCGGTCCACGTTCGGCTCCTACAACAGCCTCTTCATGGACCTGCGGGAGCTGGGCTCGTACACCGAGGCCGCACGGCAGCAGGACGAGTTGCTGGACCGCCAGCGGCAGGTGTTCGGCGAAGACCACCCCTGGGTGATCGGGGCCGTGCGCAACCTCGCGGTGGCGCTGCGCAAGGCGGGTGAGCACGTGCGCGCCAAGGAGCTGTCCGAGGAGTGCGTCGCCCGCTACCGCCGCCGGCACGGCGACAACCACGTGGACACGATCACCGCCCGGATGAGCCTGTCCACCGACCTGCGCCACCTGGACAACCTCGACGAGTCGCTGCGCCTGGCGCGGCAGAGCTTCGAGGCGTTCCAGCGCGTCTCGGGCCCCGCCCACCCGTACACCCTCGTGGCGGCGATCAACCTGGCCGTGACGCTGCGCCTGCGCGACGACGTCGCCGAGGCGCTCGACCTCAACCGCCGGACGTACGACACCCTGGTCGAGCTGTTCGACGTCAACCACCCCAACAGCCTGATCGCGGCAGCCAACCTGGCCAGCGACCTCGCCGCCACGGGCGACCACGCGGAAGCCAGGAAGATCGACGAGGACACCCTGGAGCGGGCGACCAGGGTGCTCGGGCCGGAGCACCCGACGACGCTGGCGGTCGCGCTCAACCTGTCGCTGGACCTGCGCAGCCTGGGCGAGGAGAGCGAGTCCGCGGTGCTGCACGCGCGCACGGTGGAGGGGTTCCGCAAGGTGCTCGGCGAGGAGCACCCGGCGACGATCGCGGCCACCCAGTACGTCCGGGCGAACTGCGACACCGACACCATGCAGTTCTGA